One Erpetoichthys calabaricus chromosome 9, fErpCal1.3, whole genome shotgun sequence genomic region harbors:
- the LOC114657245 gene encoding C-C motif chemokine 5-like — translation MSSRHLLVLVGTLVVLGIVSLSEGFNIANSPKKCCFEFITKPIPRGRLTGYYTTSSQCPNQAVLFTTRKNREICANPEEMWVLKYMKYFDGLSRKTSIRF, via the exons ATGAGCTCCCGGCACTTATTGGTCCTGGTTGGGACACTTGTTGTACTTGGCATTGTGTCTCTCAGTGAGG GATTCAATATTGcaaacagtccaaagaaatgctgcTTTGAATTTATTACTAAACCAATTCCACGAGGTCGCCTCACAGGTTACTACACAACAAGCTCACAGTGCCCAAACCAAGCAGTTCt ATTCACTACACGCAAGAATCGAGAGATCTGTGCAAATCCTGAAGAGATGTGGGTGCTGAAATACATGAAATACTTTGACGGCCTTAGCAGGAAGACATCAATTCGATTTTAA